The following proteins come from a genomic window of Nothobranchius furzeri strain GRZ-AD chromosome 1, NfurGRZ-RIMD1, whole genome shotgun sequence:
- the LOC107376341 gene encoding protocadherin alpha-C2: protein MAYVVTRRSDQRYVLLIILLALVHHLSAAGTHYSIPEEMKEGSVVANLATDLGLDVTTLTKRKLRLDVISNNKYLDVNKETGELYVVEKIDREQICPTKSSVSCYLRLEITLENPVRMFNIEVEILDINDNAPQFRRDVIHLDISEATPRGERFSLSNAVDPDVGSNSVKTYHLSESEYFNIEVQTGRDGSKFSDLILIKTLDREQQSVHNLILTAVDGGTPARSGTASVIVRVLDTNDNSPTFETNSLTVKILENSPIGSLVIDLSATDLDEGSNSDVTYSYSLYTSEKTQETFNLNPTSGEITVKGMLNYEDFRIYDMEVIATDKGANSLSGQCTIKILVEDMNDNHPEISIKSFQSPVSENIKLDTVIAVVSVSDKDSGDNGLVDLHIPDNMPFKLRESSDNYYELVVSEPLDREKVPEYDITFTVTDRGSPPLSDNETMTLELLDVNDNVPQFPQSFYTIRVMENNAPGALLSSLTAFDPDLHENQYLVYFILEKEIANTSMSMLFSINPENGNLYALKTFDYEIEKDFVFHIEARDSGSPPLSSNVTIHIIIVDQNDNTPSIVSPWCERGSVVEEKIPRSTDKGSLVAKVIALDKDSVHNSRITYQFLQLADASLFSLDQYNGEIRTMRMFSYKDPRHHRLVVVAKDNGEPALSATVTIKLLTVETAVKAYSDMTEMSLEYDIFSDINLYLVIGLGSVSFLLLITILVTIVLKCQKVKPSKSAPPSRNSVISERNSTIADSTLVSNDAYWYSLFLAETRKGKLVVRQPVPKGSRYIVSSIPRGTGLSETSDSAASTLQV from the coding sequence ATGGCTTATGTTGTAACAAGGCGCTCCGATCAAAGGTACGTGCTGCTCATCATTCTTTTAGCCCTCGTTCACCACCTATCAGCCGCAGGGACTCATTACTCCATACCCGAGGAAATGAAAGAAGGATCGGTCGTGGCTAACCTCGCTACTGATCTCGGTCTGGACGTCACAACACTGACAAAGAGAAAACTGCGCCTCGATGTAATCTCTAACAACAAATATCTGGATGTGAACAAAGAGACTGGGGAGCTGTACGTTGTTGAGAAGATCGACAGAGAACAGATTTGCCCCACAAAATCATCAGTCTCGTGCTATCTCCGGCTGGAAATAACGCTAGAAAACCCCGTGAGAATGTTTAACATTGAGGTAGAGATATTGGACATAAATGACAACGCCCCGCAGTTCCGGAGAGACGTCATTCATTTAGACATTTCTGAAGCGACACCGAGAGGAGAGAGGTTTTCTCTCAGCAATGCGGTTGATCCTGATGTGGGATCTAATTCAGTGAAGACATACCATCTAAGTGAAAGTGAATATTTTAATATAGAAGTACAAACTGGACGAGACGGGTCTAAATTTTCCGATTTGATTCTCATAAAAACGCTAGACCGGGAGCAGCAGTCCGTTCATAATTTAATTCTAACAGCGGTAGATGGGGGAACACCTGCTCGTTCTGGCACAGCCAGTGTTATTGTTCGTGTTCTAGATACTAATGATAATTCACCCAcgtttgaaacaaacagtttaacTGTTAAAATCCTGGAGAATTCACCAATAGGAAGCCTTGTTATTGATCTGAGTGCCACAGATTTAGATGAAGGATCCAACTCTGACGTCACATATTCATATAGTTTATATACATCAGAGAAAACACAGGAGACGTTTAATCTGAATCCAACCTCAGGAGAAATTACTGTTAAAGGAATGTTGAACTATGAGGATTTCAGGATTTATGACATGGAGGTGATAGCAACAGACAAAGGAGCCAACAGCTTATCAGGACAATGTACCATCaagattctagtagaagacatgaATGACAACCACCCGGAGATTTCTATTAAATCCTTCCAGAGTCCAGTGAGTGAAAACATCAAGTTAGACACGGTGATAGCTGTAGTTAGTGTGAGTGATAAAGACTCAGGGGACAATGGGCTGGTTGATCTTCATATTCCAGACAACATGCCTTTCAAACTGAGGGAGTCCTCTGATAATTATTATGAGTTAGTGGTGTCAGAGCCATTAGACCGAGAGAAGGTCCCAGAGTATGACATCACTTTCACTGTGACAGACAGAGGTTCTCCTCCTTTAtctgacaatgaaacaatgactttAGAGCTGCTGGATGTTAATGACAATGTTCCCCAGTTCCCCCAGTCTTTTTATACCATACGTGTGATGGAGAATAACGCCCCCGGGGCCTTGCTCAGCTCCCTCACTGCCTTTGACCCTGACCTCCATGAGAACCAGTATCTAGTGTATTTCATCCTGGAGAAGGAGATCGCCAACACCTCCATGTCCATGCTGTTCTCCATCAACCCAGAGAACGGGAACCTTTATGCACTGAAGACCTTTGACTATGAGATAGAGAAGGACTTTGTTTTCCACATCGAGGCCAGAGACTCTGGTTCTCCTCCTCTCAGTAGTAATGTGACCATCCACATCATCATTGTGGACCAGAATGACAACACTCCATCTATCGTGTCTCCGTGGTGTGAGCGCGGCTCGGTGGTGGAGGAGAAGATCCCCAGATCCACTGACAAAGGCTCTCTGGTTGCCAAGGTGATAGCCTTGGACAAGGACTCTGTGCACAACTCTCGGATCACCTACCAGTTCCTGCAGCTGGCTGACGCCTCCTTGTTCAGTCTGGACCAGTACAACGGAGAGATCCGGACCATGAGGATGTTCAGTTACAAAGACCCGCGCCACCACAGGCTGGTTGTTGTTGCCAAGGACAACGGGGAGCCCGCTCTGTCTGCTACAGTCACCATCAAGCTGCTGACAGTGGAGACTGCTGTGAAGGCCTACTCTGACATGACTGAGATGTCTCTGGAATACGACATCTTCTCAGACATCAACCTGTATTTGGTGATCGGTCTGGGCTCGGTGTCCTTTCTGCTGCTGATCACCATACTGGTGACCATCGTGCTGAAGTGTCAGAAGGTGAAACCCAGCAAATCGGCTCCTCCCAGCAGGAACAGCGTGATCAGTGAGAGGAACTCCACCATCGCAGACTCCACTCTGGTGTCCAACGATGCCTACTGGTACAGTCTGTTTCTAGCAGAGACCAGGAAAGGAAAGCTGGTGGTCAGACAGCCTGTGCCAAAGGGCTCCAGATACATCGTGTCCAGCATCCCCAGAGGGACAGGACTGTCAGAGACCAGCGACTCAGCAGCTTCCACTCTGCAGGTATGA